Proteins encoded by one window of Nostoc sp. ATCC 53789:
- a CDS encoding DNA/RNA non-specific endonuclease — protein sequence MQTDYWTYEVKLDLVLFNFWRKVYRNGWLTGAVIVLLITFNTLFSAKGATTVEGFETGSKGSYTSSDVTLGTGVWNLDDALIGNLTSDAKSGTQSVRIRNSGKVSMKFDRSTGTGTVSIKHAKFGSDSSTNWQLWCSSNSGSSWLQVGSTVTTSSTTLQTATFTPNISGTSRCEVRKSDGTTNRTNIDDITITDYGTSGGGGSTNVHLTMGNPSGAGASDINNYLLDKAQYAVGYNCSLGRANWVSWQLNSSWLGSTPRQDDFRADTTLPTGCYQVQSTDFSGSGFDRGHMTPSGDRTSTVAVNSSTFLMSNMIAQAPDNNQGIWANLEDYARTLVSQGKELYIISGGYGVSGTGSNGTFSTIAGGKVTVPNRTWKILVVLDTPGSGVSGVTTSTRVIAVNIPNAQGVRTADWRNYRVSVDSLESLTGFDFLSLVSTSIQSVIEARVDNL from the coding sequence ATGCAAACGGACTACTGGACTTACGAGGTTAAATTAGACCTAGTGTTATTTAATTTTTGGCGCAAAGTTTATCGTAATGGGTGGTTGACAGGAGCAGTAATAGTTTTACTAATTACCTTCAACACGTTATTTAGTGCAAAAGGTGCAACGACTGTTGAAGGTTTTGAAACTGGCTCAAAAGGTAGTTATACTTCCTCTGATGTCACCCTTGGTACAGGTGTTTGGAATTTAGATGATGCCTTGATTGGGAATCTTACCAGTGATGCTAAAAGCGGTACACAATCTGTACGTATTCGCAACAGTGGTAAAGTCTCAATGAAATTTGACCGCAGCACTGGTACTGGTACAGTTAGCATTAAACACGCAAAGTTTGGTTCTGATAGTAGTACCAATTGGCAGTTGTGGTGTTCAAGTAATAGTGGTAGTTCATGGTTACAGGTAGGTTCAACAGTCACAACTAGTTCAACAACCTTACAGACTGCAACTTTTACGCCTAACATTTCTGGCACATCTCGCTGTGAAGTCCGCAAGAGTGATGGTACTACTAACAGAACCAACATTGATGATATTACCATCACCGATTACGGTACTTCGGGTGGTGGCGGTAGTACAAATGTACACCTAACAATGGGTAATCCCAGTGGTGCTGGGGCTTCAGATATAAACAATTATTTGCTCGATAAAGCGCAATATGCAGTTGGATACAATTGTTCATTAGGACGAGCCAATTGGGTATCTTGGCAGTTGAATAGTAGTTGGTTAGGAAGCACACCAAGACAAGATGACTTTCGTGCGGATACTACCTTACCAACAGGATGCTATCAAGTTCAATCTACCGATTTTAGTGGTAGTGGATTTGATAGAGGACACATGACCCCTTCAGGCGATCGGACTAGCACAGTTGCGGTTAACTCCAGCACCTTTTTGATGTCCAACATGATTGCACAAGCACCTGATAACAATCAGGGAATTTGGGCTAACTTAGAAGATTACGCTAGAACTCTGGTTAGCCAGGGAAAAGAACTCTACATTATATCTGGTGGATATGGCGTAAGTGGGACTGGAAGCAATGGAACTTTTAGCACGATTGCTGGTGGTAAAGTGACAGTTCCCAATCGTACTTGGAAAATTCTTGTTGTCTTAGACACTCCTGGGTCTGGAGTCTCTGGTGTCACAACATCTACAAGGGTGATTGCAGTTAACATTCCCAACGCCCAAGGGGTTCGGACTGCTGACTGGAGAAATTACCGAGTCAGTGTTGATTCACTTGAATCTCTAACCGGATTCGATTTTCTATCACTTGTTTCAACATCTATTCAATCTGTAATAGAAGCACGAGTTGATAATTTGTAA
- a CDS encoding DNA-directed RNA polymerase subunit alpha C-terminal domain-containing protein, with protein MGKKSKESPIVSFRVPHSVVEKLITEGRLKPSHIKSELSNLIKNDWLASVDAGVEATVSVNTVYEQLAKIDRVLEILEDNKPNGVIDDNVDSVEKISLPESSDSISPDNQLEVANSNVHRVEQINGDNTPVSVVDDNVDSVEKISIPESSDSISPDNQLVEVANSNVHRVEQINGDNTPVSVVDENSIESLNLKRNTYTALLDAQVNTIEDLKKYGVTGLQTLKNLGNKSVSQIVEALQSRGIELPELPDPEHTPSL; from the coding sequence ATGGGAAAAAAAAGCAAGGAATCGCCTATTGTAAGCTTCCGTGTGCCACATTCTGTTGTCGAAAAGTTAATTACAGAAGGCAGATTAAAGCCTAGCCATATAAAGTCAGAGTTATCCAACCTAATCAAAAATGACTGGTTAGCCTCTGTTGATGCTGGTGTAGAAGCAACCGTGAGTGTAAATACTGTTTATGAGCAACTAGCAAAAATAGATAGAGTTCTAGAAATACTTGAGGACAATAAGCCGAATGGCGTTATTGATGACAATGTAGACAGTGTTGAGAAAATTAGCCTCCCTGAAAGCTCCGACTCAATCTCGCCAGATAATCAGCTAGAGGTTGCCAACAGTAATGTACATCGCGTAGAGCAAATAAATGGGGATAATACACCTGTAAGTGTTGTTGATGACAATGTGGACAGTGTTGAAAAAATTAGCATCCCTGAAAGCTCCGACTCAATCTCACCAGATAATCAGCTTGTAGAGGTTGCCAACAGCAATGTACATCGCGTAGAGCAAATAAATGGGGATAATACACCTGTAAGTGTTGTTGATGAAAACAGTATTGAGTCATTGAATTTGAAAAGAAATACTTATACGGCGCTTCTCGATGCACAAGTTAACACAATAGAAGATTTAAAGAAATATGGTGTCACAGGCTTGCAAACGCTGAAAAATCTGGGAAATAAATCTGTATCTCAGATAGTTGAAGCATTGCAAAGCCGAGGGATTGAGTTACCAGAGTTACCAGACCCGGAACACACGCCTTCTCTCTGA